The following are from one region of the Fusarium verticillioides 7600 chromosome 1, whole genome shotgun sequence genome:
- a CDS encoding peroxiredoxin (alkyl hydroperoxide reductase subunit C): MSFRAPIRRIALARPALAARGFHSTPRAFVRVGQEIPNLDVLLEDSPGNKVNLAEEFKSANGYIVGVPAAFSGTCSSKHIPSYINHPKLKQAGQVFVVSVNDPFVMKAWSEQLDPAKQTGIRFLGDPTGEFTKALDLGFEAYEVFGGMRGKRYALKVEDGKVSKAYVEPDNTGSAVSMAEQVLD; this comes from the exons ATGTCCTTCAGAGCTCCTATCCGACGTATCGCCCTCGCCAGGCCTGCTTTGGCTGCGCGAGGCTTCCACTCTACCCCTCGTGCTTTTGTCCGCGTTGGTCAAGAGATTCCTAACCTTGACGTCCTTCTGGAGGACTCGCCCGGTAACAAGGTCAATCTCGCGGAGGAGTTCAAGTCCGCCAATGGATACATCGTTGGCGTTCCTGCTGCCTTCTCCGGAACGTGCTCCAGCAAGCACATTCCCTCTTACATCAACCaccccaagctcaagcaggCTGGCCAGGTCTTTGTTGTATCCGTCAATGATCCGTTTGT CATGAAGGCTTGGAGTGAGCAGCTCGACCCCGCCAAGCAGACCGGT ATCCGATTCCTTGGCGACCCTACTGGTGAGTTCACTAAGGCTCTAGACCTTGGCTTCGAGGCATACGAGGTATTTGGCGGTATGCGAGGAAAGCGATATGCCCTCAAGGTGGAGGATGGCAAGGTCAGCAAGGCATACGTGGAGCCTGACAATACTGGAAGCGCTG TCTCCATGGCGGAGCAAGTGCTCGACTAG
- a CDS encoding nuclear transcription factor Y, alpha encodes MDYSQYQQGQNTHPGYANSATANNIASPTNTIPQHTVQSSPVIASQQQQAQPQGHNMYGPQYGVAQQGMHYAMPGIQAAAMAATAAASGTNYGYMSSDPNIPQSSPRMGANAKKDGRQSPRMNSMSQIPGRRMSQVTSPGVATAPMMSHAGTRPGVAPSQMPAPQMQHPQSPEMPAASGAEESPLYVNAKQFHRILKRRVARQKLEEQLRLTSKGRKPYLHESRHNHAMRRPRGPGGRFLTAEEVAAMDREGEKSVDGKDNSAGESSGTTGTKPSPGDEDEDDG; translated from the exons ATGGACTACAGTCAATACCAGCAAGGCCAAAATACACATCCCGGTTACGCGAACTCTGCTACTGCTAATAACATCGCTTCACCAACGAATACTATTCCCCAGCACACGGTACAATCCTCACCTGTCAtcgcttctcaacagcagcaagctcaaccacAAGGACACAACATGTACGGACCACAATACGGAGTGGCACAACAGGGCATGCACTATGCGATGCCTGGTATACAGGCCGCCGCGATGGCAGCAACCGCCGCTGCTTCTGGCACGAACTATGGCTATATGTCATCAGATCCCAATATTCCTCAAAGTTCGCCTCGGATGGGTGCCAATGCCAAAAAGGACGGACGACAATCGCCTCGAATGAACAGCATGTCCCAAATACCCGGCCGCCGAATGAGCCAGGTTACGAGTCCCGGCGTCGCGACGGCGCCCATGATGAGCCATGCCGGTACTCGACCAGGCGTTGCCCCATCTCAGATGCCCGCTCCCCAGATGCAGCACCCACAATCCCCGGAAATGCCAGCCGCTAGCGGCGCAGAGGAGTCGCCACTTTATGTGAATGCTAAGCAATTCCATCGTATCCTCAAGCGTCGTGTTGCTCGACAGAAACTTGAGGAACAGCTCCGACTGACGTCCAAAGGACGCAAGCCATATCTTCACGAGTCACGCCATAATCATGCAATGCGCAGACCTCGCGGCCCTGGTGGACGTTTCCTCACTGCCGAGGAGGTGGCAGCAATGGATCGCGAAGGTGAAAAGAGTGTCGATGGCAAAGATAATTCTGCCGGGGAAAGCTCTGGTACTACAGGAACAAAGC CAAGCCCaggggatgaagatgaggacgatggtTGA
- a CDS encoding nuclear transcription factor Y, alpha, whose amino-acid sequence MDYSQYQQGQNTHPGYANSATANNIASPTNTIPQHTVQSSPVIASQQQQAQPQGHNMYGPQYGVAQQGMHYAMPGIQAAAMAATAAASGTNYGYMSSDPNIPQSSPRMGANAKKDGRQSPRMNSMSQIPGRRMSQVTSPGVATAPMMSHAGTRPGVAPSQMPAPQMQHPQSPEMPAASGAEESPLYVNAKQFHRILKRRVARQKLEEQLRLTSKGRKPYLHESRHNHAMRRPRGPGGRFLTAEEVAAMDREGEKSVDGKDNSAGESSGTTGTKRKSEAGSATSNKKAKTDTASPGDEDEDDG is encoded by the coding sequence ATGGACTACAGTCAATACCAGCAAGGCCAAAATACACATCCCGGTTACGCGAACTCTGCTACTGCTAATAACATCGCTTCACCAACGAATACTATTCCCCAGCACACGGTACAATCCTCACCTGTCAtcgcttctcaacagcagcaagctcaaccacAAGGACACAACATGTACGGACCACAATACGGAGTGGCACAACAGGGCATGCACTATGCGATGCCTGGTATACAGGCCGCCGCGATGGCAGCAACCGCCGCTGCTTCTGGCACGAACTATGGCTATATGTCATCAGATCCCAATATTCCTCAAAGTTCGCCTCGGATGGGTGCCAATGCCAAAAAGGACGGACGACAATCGCCTCGAATGAACAGCATGTCCCAAATACCCGGCCGCCGAATGAGCCAGGTTACGAGTCCCGGCGTCGCGACGGCGCCCATGATGAGCCATGCCGGTACTCGACCAGGCGTTGCCCCATCTCAGATGCCCGCTCCCCAGATGCAGCACCCACAATCCCCGGAAATGCCAGCCGCTAGCGGCGCAGAGGAGTCGCCACTTTATGTGAATGCTAAGCAATTCCATCGTATCCTCAAGCGTCGTGTTGCTCGACAGAAACTTGAGGAACAGCTCCGACTGACGTCCAAAGGACGCAAGCCATATCTTCACGAGTCACGCCATAATCATGCAATGCGCAGACCTCGCGGCCCTGGTGGACGTTTCCTCACTGCCGAGGAGGTGGCAGCAATGGATCGCGAAGGTGAAAAGAGTGTCGATGGCAAAGATAATTCTGCCGGGGAAAGCTCTGGTACTACAGGAACAAAGCGCAAGTCTGAAGCCGGCTCAGCCACCTCAAACAAGAAAGCTAAGACGGACACAGCAAGCCCaggggatgaagatgaggacgatggtTGA
- a CDS encoding histone chaperone ASF1, with protein MSVVSLLGVNVLNNPAKFTDKYEFEITFECLEPLEKDLEWKLTYVGSATSDQYDQELDSLLVGPIPVGVNKFIFEADAPKTARIPDAEILGVTVILLTCAYDGREFIRVGYYVNNEYDSEELNAEPPAKPIIERVKRNVLAEKPRVTRFAIKWDSEASAPAEYPPEQPEADLVADGDEYGAEEADDEEAAEADEAEASSKAKASNGEDSEMAGVENEGENAQDEEEMSDDGSVDIEGESEEELEEEEEGEGEAEAEADGDAMEVDSAEKPAASAAKPVSVAS; from the exons TTTTGGGCGTTAATGTCCTAAACAACCCAGCCAAGTTCACCGACAAGTACGAGTTTGAGATTACTTTCGAATGCCTCGAGCCGCTAGAGAAGG ATCTCGAGTGGAAGCTCACTTACGTTGGATCCGCTACCAG TGACCAGTACGACCAAGAACTCGACTCCCTTCTCGTCGGTCCCATCCCCGTTGGTGTCAACAAATTCATTTTCGAGGCCGATGCTCCCAAAACCGCCCGGATTCCCGATGCAGAGATTCTCGGTGTTACCGTCATTCTCCTAACATGCGCCTACGATGGACGTGAGTTTATTCGCGTCGGTTACTACGTCAACAACGAATATGACTCGGAGGAGCTCAACGCTGAGCCCCCGGCTAAGCCCATTATTGAGCGTGTGAAGCGCAATGTattggctgagaagcccCGAGTGACTCGGTTTGCCATCAAGTG GGATTCCGAGGCATCTGCCCCCGCTGAGTACCCCCCTGAGCAACCCGAGGCTGATCTTGTCGCCGACGGCGACGAATACGGTGCTGAAGAggccgacgatgaggaagccgctgaagctgacgaggctgaggctagctccaaggccaaggccagCAACGGAGAGGATTCAGAGATGGCTGGTGTGGAGAACGAAGGAGAGAACGCtcaggatgaggaggagatgtCCGATGACGGAAGTGTCGACATCGAGGgcgagagtgaggaggagcttgaggaggaagaggaaggagaaggcgaggctgaggctgaggccgaTGGTGATGCCATGGAGGTTGACAGTGCTGAGAAGCCCGCCGCATCAGCCGCCAAGCCCGTGAGTGTCGCTTCCTAA